In the Treponema maltophilum ATCC 51939 genome, CGCCGGATAAGTGCACGCCTTTTGAACCGATGACCGTTTTTTCACGTTCGGGGAATTTTGCCAAAATGTCTTCGCAGCGGGCGAGCCGGAGCGCGTTCATTACTCCTCCATCGCTTGCCTGTGCGTTTCCCATTTTGACGTTTTCAAAAATGCTCGTTTTAAAAAGCTTCGACGTTTGGAACACAAAGGCGATGCTGCGCATAAGCGCATTTTTTGAATATGAAGAAATATCCTTTCCGCCGATTAAAACGTTGCCTGAATTTATTTTGTAAAAACCGGAAATAAGTTTTGCAATGGTTGATTTTCCGCCGCCGGACGAACCGACCAGCGCGTAGGTTTTGTTCGGCGCTAACGTAAAGCTCACGTCTTTTAAAATCTTTTCGTCGGTATAGCCGAACGAAACGTTTTTAAATTCGATTCCGAAGTTGTCAAACTTTTCTTCCGTGCCGTGTTCGAGATTGTCTTTTTCCATGTCTGCAAAAAGATTTTCAAGTTTATCCACAACGCTTTTTGCCTGAAAGTTGTACATTCCGACATACATCACGCGCATAAACGCCGAAAAAAGAATGCCGGCAATACACACAAAAAAGACGATTTTTGCAACGATGAGATTTCCGTCGGCGCCCTTATTCATAAAATAAATGGCGGCAGGAATGGTGAATACCGCGAACAGGTTAAACAGCACTTGAAACATCACATACGGAGAACGGCAGCTGAGCGTGTACTTGTATGCCAAATCGGAATACCCGGTAATCGCTTCGTAAAACGCTTTAAAGGATTCGACGGTGCTTTTAAAGATTTTTACAATCTGCATGCCGCGCACATATTCGACAGCTTCGGCATTCATCCGTTCCAATGCCGCTTGATACTTCTGCATAAAGTTTTTATTGCCCATCATAAACATCATCTGTGCGCCGCCGATAAGCGCAACGCCGAGAAGCAAAAAACCGAGCTTTACATCGACCGCAAACACGATGACAAACATAAAAATCGGCGTAAACAATGCGGAGATGTTGTCGGGAATTAAATGCGCAACCAGCATATGCGTTTCCTGCGCGTTGTCGTCTATGAGCTTGCGGATTTTTCCCGACGGGTTCATATCAAAAAACGCAAACGAAGCGTTCATCAAATGTTTGATTGCGGTTTTGCGCAAATTCGATTCAAGCCGAAAGCCGAGCACGTGCGATGCCCACAAAGCGCCGAAGTACACAATCGAATAGCCCGCCAAAAGCGAGACAATCACCGTCGCGTACATCGAGCCGTCCGTAACGTTTTTTGTAACCAAAAGCGCGTACAAAAACTTCCATAAAAACCAAAATGCTCCCATCTGAGAAGCGACGCCCAGCATGGCGCATAACGCTGAAATATACACACAATGTATTTTTTCAGGCGTATATTTAAACAATCTTTTATATGTATCCATTCAGACCTCCTATACTGTTTTTTTTATAAACGATACGATCGCTTCTTCAAGCTGACCGATGCCCGGCTGTTCAATCGGAAAGTGCCCGGCGTTTTCAAGTACGCGCAGTTCTTTTGCACCCCGTATGCGGTCGAAAAACAGGCGGCTTATCCGCTCCGGCGTCCAGCGGTCTTTTTCGGGATGGCAAAGCAAAAGCGGAAGTCCGAACGCCTCAGGCTCTGCGGCGGGAACGCTTTCCATCATGGAACATAAAAAACCCAAGTACACGGATGAGCCCGCGCTCCGTTTGTCCCGCAGCAGCAAAGACAGTATCCGCTCGTCGTTGACGATTGCCTTCATATTCGTTACCGCTCTTACCGGAATCTTTAAACGCCGAAGGAAGCGGGGAATAAAGGGCAAAAGCGGTAAAGCGATGCGCGCCTGCACTTTGTTCTTTGCCGAATATTCGCGTACTTCTTTGAATCGGTTGTCCAACAAGGTTGTAACGATGACACCCGACACGCCGCGTACCGAACAAGCAATGTTGTATGCGAGCATGCCGCCCGCGCTCAAACCCAGCACAAAAAGCTTTTTACAGCGCGGCGATTCCCGCTGAACGATATGAACGCCCGCATCAATCCACGTAGTGTACGTCGGCACACCCCTGTATTCGGTATAGCCGTAGCCGGGCAAATCGGGGCATACAATTTTATAGCCGAGACGCGCCAAAGGAACCGCGATAAACGACAAGAGCCGGCCGTTCCCGCCGACACCGTGGAACAGGACGAGCGTAACGCCGTTGTTGTTTTGTTCGTTGTACACGTCGAGATGAATGTCCGCTGCGCCGAATGAGCAGAACGTTTCGGCCGGTTCGCAGCAAGCGCCGATCCTGTTGCGTTCGGGCAAAAACGCTTGCAGTTTTTTCCATGTGTCATCATTCGCGTACACAACGTTCTCCTTTATTCAACAGCTCCACACCTCAAGTCCGCTTGTTTTCAAAAAACTCCAGCCAATGCCCGTCGGGGTCTTCAAAGGTCAGCAGTTTGCCGTAAGGTTCTGCCCTGATATCTCCGATCAGTTTGACGCCGAGAGAAATTAAATGTTGCCGCATTTTTTCAATGTCATTTACCTCGAACATAATTCTTGTTTTTGCGGGCTGCACTTTTCCTTTTTCCGCAGGTCGTTGCAGCAGGGCGAACGACGTTTCTCCCAAATCGAATTCCGGCCAAGCTCCGTCCTCTTCAATGAACTTAAGTTCAAAACCGATATTTTGATAAAAGCGGATCGATTTTTTCAAATCGCTTACATAAATCCAACAAGCATATATTTTCTTTATATTTTTGCTCTTCGCCATTTTGTACTCCTCTATTTTACCGCGCGCGTCGCAATAAACGACGGGATGTGCAGTTCGTGCAGGCGGCCTTCGCCGTTTGTGTCTTCGTAAATATCGGTGAGCGTAAAACCCGCGCGAAGCTGAGAGCCGATTTGTTCGGTAAGGGAATGCGAAAACTGCCAGCCGGAATCCGATTCTTCAAGCTGTTTGCGGTGCGCTTCGTAAACGAGCGGATTAAACGGAAGTGCGTTGATAATTTTCTCTTCTTTTTGATCAACAATATAATTGATCCCTGTATCAAGTCCGCACAGTAACACACCTCCTTTTTTGAGTATCCGAAAACATTCCAAAAACACCGGTTCAACTTTTTCGATATAGCAGTTGCTTACCGGATGGAAAATAATATCGAAGGATGCATCGGTAAAGGGAAGCGGTTTTGTCATATCTGCACGTATAATGTTAATTCGGTAACCTTCACGCTCGGCAACAATTCTCTCAGATTCAAGCTGTTTTTCAGAGTAGTCAAGTATCGTGCATTCCGCTCCGGCTGCGGTAAAAATCGGCATTTGCTGCCCGCCTCCTGATGCAAGTCCTAACAGCTTTTTCCCTTTTAAATCACCGAACCATTCGCGCGGCACCGGTTTTGTCGGCGTCAACACAACCGACCATTGTCCGTTTTTCGCTTGCACAAAGGTTTGATGATCGACGGGCTTTCCCCATTCCCAGCCTTCCGCAATCCAGCGGTCTATTACCGCCGCATTTGCATCTTGATATGTAGACATGATTACCTTGCCTATAAATCTTTGTTTTTATTTTTTGTTAATATAAACAAACTTTTACTATAAAATAAAAGCGCCGTATCCAAGAGCCGTTTATTTACAAGTTAATAACAATGTTATTAAAAAGAAAAAAAACTGTCAAGCGGGTACCTTTTGCATCAAAAATTCGTCGGTATCGGTCAAAAAATGCGATCTTTTTTTATCGCTTTGCATCATTTTTATTCCTTTTGCAAAATGTTCAGTATCTTTTCTTTATCGGTAGCGGCGATGTATTCCGTAAAGTTTCCTTTTAGGTGCAGTACGATACTGCACACTTCCATTAAAAATTCATAGTCGTGAGAAATAACAATAACGATTTTATCTTGTGCTTGAAGTTCCCGCATTTTATCGGCTACAAGGCGCATATTCTTTCCGTCCAAGCCGCTCGTCGGTTCGTCGAAAATATATGCGTCCCTTTTTAATAATGAGGCGGCGGCGATTACCAGTCGTTGTTTTTGTCCGCCGGAGAGAATTTGCGGATGTGTATCAGCAACACTGTCTAAGCAATAGCCTTTTAAGATTTCGGCGGTGTCGGCGGCGGGATCGTTTAATCGCAGTTCTTCCGCAGCAGAGATTTCAAAAAGATTGCTATCAAGGTTATTTGACAAATAGTATATCGTTTTCCTCCGTGTACGGCAGTTGAGTTTTATGTCATTGCAGCTGTCTTTTCCGCACGAATAAACGCTTCCTCCTTTTTCATGCAGCAGCCCGCTCAGTATTTTTGCGAAGGTGCTTTTGCCTGCGCCGTTTCCGCCTATGATTCCGTATATTATATCGCTTGTAAAACAATAGCTTAAATTTTCCAGTAACGATTGTCTGTTGTATGAAAAAGAGATGTTATCGATTTTCAGGCGTCGTGTTCCGGACATTGTTTTTCCGTGCGGTTCAATGCAGTCAAGAGAATATAAGCGCAATCCGAGACCTTGAAAAAATTCAACCGGTGAATGTTCAAATGTGTCTTTCGTGTAGCTGCGGATGATTTTTCCGTCTTCTATGTAATAATACCGATCGATGATATCTTTAAGATAGTAGATTCGATGTTCGGAAACGATAAGCGTTTTTCCTTTCTTTTTTAACAAAGCCATTAATCGTTTTAGCGCTTCCACACTTGCCATATCAAGATTTGCAGAAGGTTCATCAAATACATAGACCGGCGGATCAAGTGCATTGATCGACGCAATCGCGACTTTCTGTCTTTCGCCGCTTGAAAGCTGAAACAGATTTCTTGTTCGTAACGTTTCGCCGTTAATCATACGTAGAGAGTCGGTAATATGCTTGACAATTTCGGTACGTTCGATACCGTAATTCTCCAAGCCGAATGCAATTTCATCTTCTACAACTTCTGCAAAAAACTGACTTTTGGGATTTTGAAAAATAGAACCGATCACCCGTCCTATTTCGTATAAT is a window encoding:
- a CDS encoding alpha/beta hydrolase, with protein sequence MYANDDTWKKLQAFLPERNRIGACCEPAETFCSFGAADIHLDVYNEQNNNGVTLVLFHGVGGNGRLLSFIAVPLARLGYKIVCPDLPGYGYTEYRGVPTYTTWIDAGVHIVQRESPRCKKLFVLGLSAGGMLAYNIACSVRGVSGVIVTTLLDNRFKEVREYSAKNKVQARIALPLLPFIPRFLRRLKIPVRAVTNMKAIVNDERILSLLLRDKRSAGSSVYLGFLCSMMESVPAAEPEAFGLPLLLCHPEKDRWTPERISRLFFDRIRGAKELRVLENAGHFPIEQPGIGQLEEAIVSFIKKTV
- a CDS encoding VOC family protein, with protein sequence MAKSKNIKKIYACWIYVSDLKKSIRFYQNIGFELKFIEEDGAWPEFDLGETSFALLQRPAEKGKVQPAKTRIMFEVNDIEKMRQHLISLGVKLIGDIRAEPYGKLLTFEDPDGHWLEFFENKRT
- a CDS encoding ABC transporter ATP-binding protein, which translates into the protein MDTYKRLFKYTPEKIHCVYISALCAMLGVASQMGAFWFLWKFLYALLVTKNVTDGSMYATVIVSLLAGYSIVYFGALWASHVLGFRLESNLRKTAIKHLMNASFAFFDMNPSGKIRKLIDDNAQETHMLVAHLIPDNISALFTPIFMFVIVFAVDVKLGFLLLGVALIGGAQMMFMMGNKNFMQKYQAALERMNAEAVEYVRGMQIVKIFKSTVESFKAFYEAITGYSDLAYKYTLSCRSPYVMFQVLFNLFAVFTIPAAIYFMNKGADGNLIVAKIVFFVCIAGILFSAFMRVMYVGMYNFQAKSVVDKLENLFADMEKDNLEHGTEEKFDNFGIEFKNVSFGYTDEKILKDVSFTLAPNKTYALVGSSGGGKSTIAKLISGFYKINSGNVLIGGKDISSYSKNALMRSIAFVFQTSKLFKTSIFENVKMGNAQASDGGVMNALRLARCEDILAKFPEREKTVIGSKGVHLSGGEIQRVAIARAILKNADIIILDEASAAADPENEYEIQQAFSNLMKNKTVIMIAHRLSSIKNVDEILVVEDGNIVERGSDAELMQKGGKYSRLQKLYSQANEWRV
- a CDS encoding ABC transporter ATP-binding protein, translating into MITLDHICYAYPQSSKENLNDITMEIQDGEAVALIGLSGCGKTTITRILNGLAYKFFSGKMDGCISINGIDPTKKELYEIGRVIGSIFQNPKSQFFAEVVEDEIAFGLENYGIERTEIVKHITDSLRMINGETLRTRNLFQLSSGERQKVAIASINALDPPVYVFDEPSANLDMASVEALKRLMALLKKKGKTLIVSEHRIYYLKDIIDRYYYIEDGKIIRSYTKDTFEHSPVEFFQGLGLRLYSLDCIEPHGKTMSGTRRLKIDNISFSYNRQSLLENLSYCFTSDIIYGIIGGNGAGKSTFAKILSGLLHEKGGSVYSCGKDSCNDIKLNCRTRRKTIYYLSNNLDSNLFEISAAEELRLNDPAADTAEILKGYCLDSVADTHPQILSGGQKQRLVIAAASLLKRDAYIFDEPTSGLDGKNMRLVADKMRELQAQDKIVIVISHDYEFLMEVCSIVLHLKGNFTEYIAATDKEKILNILQKE
- a CDS encoding class I SAM-dependent methyltransferase; the protein is MSTYQDANAAVIDRWIAEGWEWGKPVDHQTFVQAKNGQWSVVLTPTKPVPREWFGDLKGKKLLGLASGGGQQMPIFTAAGAECTILDYSEKQLESERIVAEREGYRINIIRADMTKPLPFTDASFDIIFHPVSNCYIEKVEPVFLECFRILKKGGVLLCGLDTGINYIVDQKEEKIINALPFNPLVYEAHRKQLEESDSGWQFSHSLTEQIGSQLRAGFTLTDIYEDTNGEGRLHELHIPSFIATRAVK